The following are encoded in a window of Sminthopsis crassicaudata isolate SCR6 chromosome 3, ASM4859323v1, whole genome shotgun sequence genomic DNA:
- the PLEKHN1 gene encoding pleckstrin homology domain-containing family N member 1 isoform X1 — protein MGNANCVPQARFRASFRKSSLKGKKQESLRRRGGLFGSESSQDGDTQAADKILYFIPGTDIPSLDSHKENVDQPLLSVFKKSRQKMPVRNLGKIIHYSKVKFKFQHCADLYDCYLELFPSCLYFQAHGTSGLTYQVLLPLTELSVSKLEMEGQHAFQIMGPLPSPLLVFCPSEDELHQWLYHLEKQMDLMKRPPWPPFQDSTRENHLCPLPWALQHYPVHHWEGTNRETLGDVVCASRVKMQHLPSQELHDRILVLYPSTLVILSEDSDGLNFKGELPLNAVQLNFEESEKQIRSFLIEGRLINTIRVLCANYEDYQDWLLCLRTVRLKKGGSSTRSGPESFQGPRPPLPAQFSVGGRASLTSDGRTNSWASTGAPSTSSHTSSSLPDHPMLPSNYPGCADGNPQRDHSHGNLSSSSLGRRRLELRRKGSGRSSKGKGTGQPKGEEPALRVPLHLDLGLTNLNRRSLEGSEDAAADSLEKPQSPLYADPYTPTSTTHIKLRDVSDLGEFLEAVKSCAGQEPPNTFPTVPVSVPVPSPSSHPLQKKPAPQHRESQRQRGSFKVRGVGLLEPSRPHQVRVSPSKEGSPKPQLRLPGGGSPRRKAREPDQSSSEPSGSQRNFSYDNIWDKAGPPPTSHHQWPRPPASDAAGRLPQWI, from the exons GACATCCCAAGCCTGGACAGTCACAAGGAAAATGTGGACCAGCCATTGCTCAGTGTGTTCAAAAAGAGCCGGCAGAAAATGCCCGTGAGGAACCTTGGGAAGATTATCCATTACTCCAAAGTCAAGTTCAAGTTCCAGCACTGTGCG GATCTCTATGATTGCTACCTGGAGCTGTTCCCCTCCTGTCTGTACTTCCAGGCTCATGGCACCAGCGGCCTCACCTACCAG GTGCTGCTGCCACTGACAGAGCTGAGCGTCTCTAAGCTCGAGATGGAAGGACAGCACGCCTTTCAGATCATGG GGCCCCTGCCGTCTCCTCTTCTGGTGTTCTGTCCCAGTGAAGATGAGCTCCACCAATGGCTCTACCACCTGGAGAAGCAGATGGACCTCATGAAGAGGCCCCCGTGGCCACCTTTCCAG GACTCCACAAGGGAGAACCATCTCTGCCCTCTCCCTTGGGCCCTCCAGCACTACCCGGTTCATCACTGGGAAGGAACCAATCGTGAGACTCTGGGAGATGTGGTCTGTGCCTCCCGAGTGAAAATGCAGCATTTGCCTTCCCAG GAGCTCCATGATCGGATTCTGGTTCTCTATCCATCTACATTGGTCATCCTATCAGAGGACTCCGATGGATTGAACTTCAAG GGGGAGCTTCCGCTCAACGCTGTCCAGCTCAACTTTGAAGAGAGTGAGAAACAGATCCGGTCCTTCCTGATCGAAG GCCGCCTCATCAATACCATCCGTGTGCTCTGTGCCAACTATGAAGACTACCAAGACTGGTTGCTTTGTTTGCGAACTGTGCGCCTCAAAAAGGGGGGCTCCTCCACCCGCTCGGGCCCCGAGAGCTTCCAGGGGCCACGGCCACCGCTCCCCGCACAG TTCTCAGTCGGCGGACGAGCATCCCTTACCTCCGATGGCCGGACCAACTCCTGGGCATCCACGGGGGCCCCGTCCACTTCCTCCCACACCAGCAGCTCCCTCCCCGACCACCCCATGCTGCCCAGCAACTATCCTGGGTGCGCTGACGGCAACCCCCAGCGGGACCAT AGCCATGGCAACCTCAGCAGCTCCAGCTTGGGAAGGCGTCGGTTAGAACTGAGACGCAAGGGCAGCGGCCGCTCATCCAAGGGAAAAGGAACAGGGCAGCCCAAGGGAGAGGAGCCGGCACTCCGGGTTCCCCTGCATCTGGACCTGGGTCTCACCAAT CTAAACCGGAGGAGCCTGGAAGGCAGTGAGGATGCAGCCGCTGACAGCCTAGAGAAGCCCCAGTCCCCTCTGTACGCTGACCCCTATACCCCGACCTCCACTACCCACATCAAGCTCAGGGACGTCAGTGACCTGGGTGAG TTTCTGGAGGCAGTTAAGAGCTGTGCAGGCCAGGAGCCACCGAACACCTTCCCCACCGTCCCCGTCTCGGTCCCCGTCCCGTCCCCCAGCTCACATCCCCTTCAGAAAAAGCCAGCCCCTCAGCACCGGGAGTCTCAGAGACAACGAGGCTCCTTCAAAGTCCGGGGAGTTGGTCTTCTGGAACCTTCCAGACCCCATCAG GTCCGGGTCTCTCCGTCAAAAGAAGGTTCCCCCAAACCTCAGCTTAGACTCCCAG GCGGCGGCTCCCCGAGAAGGAAGGCCAGGGAGCCGGACCAATCTTCCTCGGAGCCCTCCGGCAGCCAGAGGAACTTCAGTTATGATAACATCTGGGACAAAGCAGGACCACCCCCCACTTCTCACCACCAGTGGCCCCGCCCCCCTGCCTCAGACGCTGCAGGGAGATTGCCTCAGTGGATCTGA
- the PLEKHN1 gene encoding pleckstrin homology domain-containing family N member 1 isoform X2 → MGNANCVPQARFRASFRKSSLKGKKQESLRRRGGLFGSESSQDGDTQAADKILYFIPGTDIPSLDSHKENVDQPLLSVFKKSRQKMPVRNLGKIIHYSKVKFKFQHCADLYDCYLELFPSCLYFQAHGTSGLTYQVLLPLTELSVSKLEMEGQHAFQIMGPLPSPLLVFCPSEDELHQWLYHLEKQMDLMKRPPWPPFQDSTRENHLCPLPWALQHYPVHHWEGTNRETLGDVVCASRVKMQHLPSQELHDRILVLYPSTLVILSEDSDGLNFKGELPLNAVQLNFEESEKQIRSFLIEGRLINTIRVLCANYEDYQDWLLCLRTVRLKKGGSSTRSGPESFQGPRPPLPAQFSVGGRASLTSDGRTNSWASTGAPSTSSHTSSSLPDHPMLPSNYPGCADGNPQRDHSHGNLSSSSLGRRRLELRRKGSGRSSKGKGTGQPKGEEPALRVPLHLDLGLTNLNRRSLEGSEDAAADSLEKPQSPLYADPYTPTSTTHIKLRDVSDLGEFLEAVKSCAGQEPPNTFPTVPVSVPVPSPSSHPLQKKPAPQHRESQRQRGSFKVRGVGLLEPSRPHQLANKQQR, encoded by the exons GACATCCCAAGCCTGGACAGTCACAAGGAAAATGTGGACCAGCCATTGCTCAGTGTGTTCAAAAAGAGCCGGCAGAAAATGCCCGTGAGGAACCTTGGGAAGATTATCCATTACTCCAAAGTCAAGTTCAAGTTCCAGCACTGTGCG GATCTCTATGATTGCTACCTGGAGCTGTTCCCCTCCTGTCTGTACTTCCAGGCTCATGGCACCAGCGGCCTCACCTACCAG GTGCTGCTGCCACTGACAGAGCTGAGCGTCTCTAAGCTCGAGATGGAAGGACAGCACGCCTTTCAGATCATGG GGCCCCTGCCGTCTCCTCTTCTGGTGTTCTGTCCCAGTGAAGATGAGCTCCACCAATGGCTCTACCACCTGGAGAAGCAGATGGACCTCATGAAGAGGCCCCCGTGGCCACCTTTCCAG GACTCCACAAGGGAGAACCATCTCTGCCCTCTCCCTTGGGCCCTCCAGCACTACCCGGTTCATCACTGGGAAGGAACCAATCGTGAGACTCTGGGAGATGTGGTCTGTGCCTCCCGAGTGAAAATGCAGCATTTGCCTTCCCAG GAGCTCCATGATCGGATTCTGGTTCTCTATCCATCTACATTGGTCATCCTATCAGAGGACTCCGATGGATTGAACTTCAAG GGGGAGCTTCCGCTCAACGCTGTCCAGCTCAACTTTGAAGAGAGTGAGAAACAGATCCGGTCCTTCCTGATCGAAG GCCGCCTCATCAATACCATCCGTGTGCTCTGTGCCAACTATGAAGACTACCAAGACTGGTTGCTTTGTTTGCGAACTGTGCGCCTCAAAAAGGGGGGCTCCTCCACCCGCTCGGGCCCCGAGAGCTTCCAGGGGCCACGGCCACCGCTCCCCGCACAG TTCTCAGTCGGCGGACGAGCATCCCTTACCTCCGATGGCCGGACCAACTCCTGGGCATCCACGGGGGCCCCGTCCACTTCCTCCCACACCAGCAGCTCCCTCCCCGACCACCCCATGCTGCCCAGCAACTATCCTGGGTGCGCTGACGGCAACCCCCAGCGGGACCAT AGCCATGGCAACCTCAGCAGCTCCAGCTTGGGAAGGCGTCGGTTAGAACTGAGACGCAAGGGCAGCGGCCGCTCATCCAAGGGAAAAGGAACAGGGCAGCCCAAGGGAGAGGAGCCGGCACTCCGGGTTCCCCTGCATCTGGACCTGGGTCTCACCAAT CTAAACCGGAGGAGCCTGGAAGGCAGTGAGGATGCAGCCGCTGACAGCCTAGAGAAGCCCCAGTCCCCTCTGTACGCTGACCCCTATACCCCGACCTCCACTACCCACATCAAGCTCAGGGACGTCAGTGACCTGGGTGAG TTTCTGGAGGCAGTTAAGAGCTGTGCAGGCCAGGAGCCACCGAACACCTTCCCCACCGTCCCCGTCTCGGTCCCCGTCCCGTCCCCCAGCTCACATCCCCTTCAGAAAAAGCCAGCCCCTCAGCACCGGGAGTCTCAGAGACAACGAGGCTCCTTCAAAGTCCGGGGAGTTGGTCTTCTGGAACCTTCCAGACCCCATCAG CTAGCTAATAAGCAGCAGAGATGA